In Juglans regia cultivar Chandler chromosome 13, Walnut 2.0, whole genome shotgun sequence, the following proteins share a genomic window:
- the LOC108984580 gene encoding probable WRKY transcription factor 53, with protein sequence MGDWEQKNLKNELTQGRELARQLQSHLNAPSSSQESREILVQKILASYETALSMLRWSSSDQPQPLRGAIRTSESPPSDLVGSPRSEDSDRDLKNPEHRDISSRKRKALPTWTQQVRVSPGMELDQGRLDDGFSWRKYGQKEILNARYPRGYYRCTNRSVQGCLATKQVQRSGEDPTMFAITYRGRHTCAQASNIILPSPPSLENQEPNNHSMLDLQPHDRQPQQLIQQLHHGSQEMLLNLQASLKVETENLDTHDGRSFPSLFDFPSTSNIEAETQKYFPDSVLIDNNFVGSYSPSFRSPAISETNYFSVMSPSGMSMNSFGLVRHQHFQGCDQSELTQEQISSVATSATNSPTVGLDFPFGTPEFDADFTFDNPGFFS encoded by the exons ATGGGAGATTGGGAGCAGAAGAATCTTAAAAACGAGCTAACACAAGGGAGGGAGCTAGCGAGACAGCTCCAAAGCCATCTCAATGCACCATCTTCGTCGCAGGAGAGTCGAGAAATCTTAGTCCAAAAGATCTTGGCTTCATATGAAACGGCACTCTCCATGCTCCGATGGAGCAGCTCAGATCAGCCACAGCCGTTAAGGGGTGCAATTCGAACGTCGGAATCCCCACCTTCTGATCTAGTTGGCAGTCCGCGGAGCGAAGATTCAGATCGGGACCTTAAGAACCCGGAGCACAGAGATATTTCCTCTAGAAAGAG AAAGGCTTTGCCAACGTGGACACAACAAGTTAGAGTTAGCCCAGGGATGGAACTTGATCAAGGGCGTCTTGATGATGGCTTTAGTTGGAGGAAATATGGGCAGAAAGAAATTCTTAATGCCAGATACCCAAG AGGCTATTACAGGTGCACTAATCGAAGTGTCCAAGGTTGCTTGGCAACAAAGCAAGTTCAACGTTCTGGTGAAGACCCGACGATGTTTGCAATCACTTATCGAGGAAGGCATACGTGTGCCCAAGCCTCCAACATAATACTACCATCCCCACCATCACTTGAAAATCAAGAACCCAATAACCACAGCATGCTGGATCTTCAGCCTCATGACCGCCAACCACAGCAATTAATTCAGCAACTACATCATGGGTCACAAGAAATGCTCTTGAATTTACAGGCAAGCCTTAAAGTTGAAACCGAGAACTTAGACACCCACGACGGCCGATCATTTCCCAGCTTGTTTGACTTCCCTTCTACATCGAATATTGAGGCTGAAACACAAAAGTACTTTCCGGACTCTGTACTGATAGATAACAACTTTGTGGGAAGCTATTCTCCATCGTTCAGGTCTCCTGCAATTTCTGAAACAAATTATTTCTCGGTCATGTCCCCGAGTGGGATGAGTATGAATAGCTTTGGACTAGTCCGGCACCAGCATTTTCAAGGCTGTGATCAGTCTGAGCTTACTCAGGAACAGATATCATCAGTTGCAACCTCAGCTACAAATTCTCCTACTGTTGGTTTGGATTTTCCATTTGGCACTCCTGAATTCGATGCCGACTTCACATTTGACAACCCTGGATTCTTTTCGTAG
- the LOC108984579 gene encoding transcription factor SPEECHLESS-like: MGDILSDFFQEHELGDTNLAEDDLFSIFESLESVAEFPPNDHEVVVKATKEGEETGRLVSQKSTSSSAFQESESELEPSPKSKRLKLAGMTSWEEANPEGQTRSTSHITVERNRRKQMNEHLSVLRALMPCFYVKRGDQASIIGGVVDYIKELQQVLQSLEAKKQRKVYSEVLSPRLVSSPRPSPLSPRKPPLSPRLNLPISPRTPQPSSPYRSKLQQGYLSPTMASSIEPSPTSSSTTSITDNVINELVANVKSPIADVEVKFSGPNLLLKTVSPRIPGQAMKIISALEDLSLEILKVSISTVDETMRNSFTIKIGIECQLSAEELAHQIQQTFC, encoded by the exons ATGGGCGATATTCTGTCTGATTTTTTTCAAGAACATGAATTAGGAGATACCAATCTGGCTGAAGATGATCTTTTCAGCATCTTTGAGAGCTTAGAAAGTGTGGCGGAGTTCCCTCCGAATGATCATGAAGTTGTGGTTAAGGCCACGAAAGAAGGCGAAGAGACGGGAAGACTGGTCTCTCAGAAGTCTACTTCCTCCAGTGCCTTCCAGGAGTCGGAGAGCGAGCTTGAACCATCACCGAAGAGCAAGAGACTGAAACTTGCGGGGATGACTTCTTGGGAGGAAGCTAACCCGGAAGGGCAAACAAGGAGTACTTCCCATATTACTGTGGAGCGCAACCGGAGGAAGCAAATGAACGAGCATTTGTCTGTGTTGAGGGCACTTATGCCTTGCTTCTATGTCAAAAGA GGAGATCAAGCATCCATAATTGGAGGAGTGGTCGATTACATCAAGGAGTTGCAGCAAGTTCTTCAGTCGCTTGAGGCCAAGAAGCAACGAAAAGTTTACAGTGAAGTCCTCAGCCCTAGGCTAGTTTCAAGTCCAAGACCCTCACCACTTAGCCCTAGAAAGCCACCTCTAAGCCCTAGACTAAACTTACCCATCAGCCCAAGAACCCCACAGCCAAGTAGCCCCTACAGGTCAAAGTTGCAGCAAGGTTACCTATCTCCAACCATGGCTAGCTCAATTGAACCATCTCCAACATCTTCATCTACTACTTCAATCACTGATAATGTGATCAATGAACTCGTTGCAAATGTGAAGTCTCCGATTGCAGACGTGGAGGTGAAGTTTTCAGGTCCAAATCTTCTTTTGAAGACAGTATCCCCTCGGATCCCAGGGCAAGccatgaaaataatttctgcACTTGAAGACCTCTCCCTTGAAATTCTCAAAGTAAGCATCAGCACTGTTGACGAAACCATGCGTAATTCCTTCACCATTAAG ATTGGAATTGAATGCCAACTTAGCGCAGAGGAACTCGCACACCAAATTCAGCAAACGTTCTGCTAA